A stretch of DNA from Triticum dicoccoides isolate Atlit2015 ecotype Zavitan chromosome 2A, WEW_v2.0, whole genome shotgun sequence:
TTTCATGTCGCCGTCAAGCGCCACACGTCCGTTCTTGTGCCTCAGGGCATTAAACACCTCTACGGTTGGCTCCTTTCACCCGCTATAGTAAATGTGTCCAGTAGGCGGGCAAGAACCACACCTCATCTCCAGTCTCTCCATCTTCTACTTGTACAACACCCACCATGGCCTTCAACAAACAGAAGAAGGAGTTCTCTGGCATTGCAGCTGCCTAAGCTGCCCGGCGAGCCAGCTCGATACAAGTTGGCTTGCCGGCAAACTCTCCGAATCCGGTGCCACTACCATCGtgaccgccacctcctccccacccATCTAGATCCAGGCTGGACAACGATGTCTCCTAGCAAATCCCCCGCGAGCAATAGCGTCAATGCGTCGGGCAAGTGGAGAAAGAAACCATGTCGGCAAAGCCAGCATGTCCGCGGCAACCCGTGGACAATGAGGAAAAGTATATCATGTGAGGCGCCGCATCTTGGGTCTGAGGAAGGCCCCATCGCATCGTTGGGTTACACTGTCGGTGTCTCGCCCGGTATGTAGGGGCATAGAACACGGCGACCGTCTCCCCCCCACCAAAAATCAACCCTGATATGTGCTTCATAGAAGGGGGAGGGGGGGCTATTCTTCCCCTCTCGCTGAATTATATCGCTCCAGTGTTCCCGGCAGTCCGATGATCGGGCTGCCGGACATAGACAAGACATGTCGTGAGAGTACAGATCCGCTACGACCGATCATTGACTAGTGTAGTTAAAATATGTCCGAAATGTAATAGACCGGTTTGTATAAAAATGATCCGATTTGTATGTAATTTATCCAATTAGTTTAAAGTGGATGTGGACTGTATGCGGATAGCGTTGCATGGCCGGCTTCTGCATCCGTGTTCGCGGACTGGTCTCACTTGTTGACGGATTTCGCGTTCGGTTTGCGGGTGAGGGTTGGAGATGCCCTTGTCTGCACGGTTGTTTTAGGGGCCGTTTGTTTCTAGGTCTAAGAGTGTCACTCTTTGCCATACAATATTGCTAAACTTGTGTCAGGTTAGTTCTTTAAAACCAGAGCCATAAGTTAGCAAGCCTAAAAAAATATTGTCACACTTTTTAAGTGTATGTACAGTGAAATCATGATGTGGTTTGTCTAAGATGTGGCTTgtctaagatgtggcttgaaccaaatacACATCTAAATTAGTCAAACTTGTCTAatcttagtctcaaaccaaacagccccttcccTACATACACAGAGGAGCAACGGTAGAGTGAGTCGCCCAGCGTGGCCGTGCTGGTTTGGGCCCGACGGACGACGACGCCGCTGGGTAGTGCGCCCTGCAGAGCGCGACCACCGCACCACGCCCCCGACGTACGTAGGTACGTGAAGGTACGTAGCACAGCCATGCCATGCCTGCAAGGCTGCAAAGCCTGTTCCTGTTGATTGAtcatgcatatgcatatgcatATGCGTACCCCCGACTGATTAACCACATCATGGCTGGCCGCCTCAGCCTCAGCCTCAGAGCATGATGGCATTGTTTCAGGGCGATGATTAAACTAAGCGTACGATCCTCCTAAGCTTTACACTGTTGATTATTTGGTATATATGACCCGATGGCCGGGCAATTATTGCACAGTTTGGTACTAGTACCACAAACAGCGGGTGGAGTAGTACTGCTTGTAGCAACACTAGTACTGCTACTAGTAgtatagtaggagtagtaggagtaCTTAGTTAGTTGGGGAATTTAGGTAGAGACCTTTGCTACTGCACTTCTTTTTCCTgctactccctccataaagaaatataagagcgtttcgaTCGATGATCAAGCTTACCTCTTTACCGCGGGTTAGCGAGTGAATAAACCAAAATCAAAAGATTACGCATGCTAGATGATGGCACCAGTACACTGGCGAGGTAAGCATTATTCGTGAAAAGATAGGGCGAGGTTAATAATGCACATGGATCCTTCAGTAAACGGCGGGGGCGGTTCCAGAGAGCGCGGCGTCACGTAATCGCGTTGTGTGGCGCACAAGGCCCCGTCCCAAACAGGAGCTGAGCCGAGCCGCGACAGCCTTCGTTTTCTTATGCATTTTCTGACAGGGCCATACAGTGCAATCGTACCTTAATTCCCGTGTTGATTACCCTGGTGTACCATTGCCATTTCTATTTTATTTTGCGGGGGGTGTACCATTACCATTGCGCCGCTGGGTTACCGACAACAGATCGGCGCAGGGNNNNNNNNNNNNNNNNNNNNNNNNNNNNNNNNNNNNNNNNNNNNNNNNNNNNNNNNNNNNNNNNNNNNNNNNNNNNNNNNNNNNNNNNNNNNNNNNNNNNNNNNNNNNNNNNNNNNNNNNNNNNNNNNNNNNNNNNNNNNNNNNNNNNNNNNNNNNNNNNNNNNNNNNNNNNNNNNNNNNNNNNNNNNNNNNNNNNNNNNNNNNNNNNNNNNNNNNNNNNNNNNNNNNNNNNNNNNNNNNNNNNNNNNNNNNNNNNNNNNNNNNNNNNNNNNNNNNNNNNNNNNNNNNNNNNNNNNNNNNNNNNNNNNNNNNNNNNNNNNNNNNNNNNNNNNNNNNNNNNNNNNNNNNNNNNNNNNNNNNNNGGCATACGGTATCGCGTCTACATGATCAAAAGAAGTCAAGTAGTAGAACACATAGCTCAGTCTACTCTAGAAAAGTTGAGACAAACCTAGCCGTGAACAGTAGCTCAGTTTCTACGTACAACTGTTTGTTGATTGCAACTATTCATGATACAAACGGTTCTCCTTCCTCACCGGGATTTTCCTCACTCAATGTGCTGATGATTCGAAACTTGGTTGCATGGTAGACTTGGTAGTAGCATATTGTGTCGGTTTCTTTTACTGATTTTTTCTATGACTTTTCAGCTGTGTAATCTTGCATTGGTAGCACCACAGAAACTCGTATGAGAGTGATCGCATTAGATACTTACCCATAGTTTACTTTCAAACTGATATACTAAGGtcgagacacttattttaggacgagAAAGTAAATGGTATCTAGGGAAATGTAAGTTGTTACCTCCTTGTAAACAAAGAAAGTCTCTTGTGCACACTTGTTTGTGGCACTAATTACACACtttctctgtaaactaatataatagCGTTTAGATCTTTATTTGAAAGTACTCAGGTACACGAAACCTCACCGCTACGCGCTGGCGGAGCTTCATGGAGGCCAAATGAGGCCACGACCCCTCTTTTGAAAGAAAACCTTTTTTTTACTACTATTAAGAATCTTGATTCAACACATGAATAGACAATTTCCCTCTCTAGCCCAATGCACAAATGCACCTCTCATTCTCTCCGGATCGTCTCTCCCTTCACCAAATCGAGAGAAACCACGTTTCTCTTCATGACTCGCCCCCCTGAGAATTAATCTCTAGGGGTATATGGTACACGACAAATCGAgggtgggtggggtggggtggggggcctCGGGCAAACGATATTGAGTCTATGATTAAAACAAATCAAATAAAACACATGACTCGGTCTACACTACAAAAGTTGAGACAAACCTAGCTATGAACAGTAGCTCAGTTTCTACGCACAACTGTTTGTTGATTGCAACTATCTACGGTCGTTTTATTGAAAAAAAAAGCTATTCACGATCTTAACGGTCCTTTCTGTCACCGGGTTTTTTCTCACTCAATGTGCCGATGATTCGAAACTTTGTTGTATGGTAGAGTTGGTAGTAGCATATTGTGTCATGGTTTTTTTTTACCAATTTTTTCTATGACTTTTCAATATTGTAATCTTGCATTGGCAGCACTAGAGAAACTTGTATGAGAGTGATCGCATTAGATACTTACCATTTTCAAACTGATATACTAAGGTTGAGACGAGGAAGTAATGGTATCTAGGGAAGTGTAAGTTGTTACGTCATTGTAAACAAGGGAAGTCTCTTGTGCAAACTTGTTTGTGGCACTAATTACACAATTCCTATTTTAGTgatataaacgctcttatattagttttacAGAGGAAGTAGTCAGGTACGCGAAACCTCACCGTTACGTGCTGGCGGAGCTTCATGGAGGCCAAATGGGGCCACGACCCCTCTTCCGAAAGAAAACCTTTTTTACAACTATTAAGAATCTTGATTCAACGCATGAATAGACGATTTCCCTCTCTAGCCCAATGCACAAATGCACCTCTCATTCTCTCGGGATCGTCTCTCCCTTCAGCAAATCGAGAGAAACCACGTTTCTCTTCATGTCTCGCCCCCTGACAACTAATCTCTAGGGTTATATGGTACACGACAAATCGATATTGCATTAAAATAAATCAAATAAAACACATGACTCGGTCTACAATACAAAAGTTGAGACAAACCTAGCTATGAATAGTAGCTCAATTTCTACGCACAACTGTTTGTTGATTGCAACTATTCACGATCGTTTTATTGGAAAAAAAAAAACTATTCATGATCGAAACAGTCCTTTTTGTCACCGGGTTTTTTCTCACTCAATGTGCCGATTGATTCGAAACTTTGTTGTATGGTAGACTTGGTAGTAGCATATTGTGTCATGGTTTTTTTTACTGATTTTTTCTATGACTTTTCAATATTGTAGTCTTGCGGTGTAGCACCACAGAAACTTGCCCATAGTTTACTTCCAAATAGATAAATGGTATCCAGGGAATTGTAAGCTGTCATGTATTGGATCCCAATCCAAGTTAACAAGGGAAGTATCTCGTGCAAACTTGCTTCCGGCACTAAATACTTACTCAGGCACACGACATTTTCGCCGCTACATGTGCCACGTGGTACAATGCAACTGGTTTTCTGTgggcggccgcggcggcgaggGTAGGGTGCGACAGGACGTGGGAGGCGGTGCGGCACAGCTGGGGGGTCGAGAGAAGGCTGATACCATGTAAAAAGACAATCGGTGCGAGACAAATGTATTCACATCATTTGGTGGCCATATATAGCACTTACAGAGGTTGTATCGTCGACGACAATTATCCTAATTGCAACGTATATACTTGGGAACAAACGGGACAACTACGCCTAATACAAACATGTACTTGTATAGGACAAGCAAAAGTGTCTCTCAGCAGTTTCTGAACTGCTGAGAAAAATTACTACTGTATAATTTGGTATATGTATACAGTTAATTAAGATAGGCATCTGCGTAGAATGTACCCGGGTAGACTATCCTTAGTATATGCAATTGGAAATTTAGCCATCATTCTAGGTAGAGGCCGTAAGCAGTTGGTCCGACAGCACAGCAGACGGTCAAGCAGCTGAAAAATAATTTAGGCGGAGATACGGCTTACTATATTGACTTCCAAGCCCCAAATGGACCACCGGTTACAGGGACATATATAAGTCAAGGATTAGTGGCATCCCTTAGTGTCACCGTTAAAGAGAGGCGTTAAGCAAGTTCAGGGCTCCAGAAATTACAGTCTCCCACTCCACCCGGCCTAAAGTATAAGCTGCATTTCTGCAATATAACCCAACAACAGAAATAAACGGAAAGCGGCGTGGAGAGATTTCCTTGTCTGCTGAATTTTCCAACCTTGCAGATGACGCGACTCCTCGCTGATCCAAAATAGGAGAAgacagtgccgcttacctagcaaaTTTACTTAAGTGGTGGTAGCAGTAGCAGTACTAGGAGGTGATTGAAAATGTTTACAGAGATACTCCTACATATCATGTCAGCGTATGTACAATCCTGGGCTGTGGCCTGTGAATgggaagagaaagaaagaaaagagaaggtcgggggggtgggggtggggtcgcGCCCAGCCCAACTGTTCCACCGCAATAATTGCCGACGCAGCAGAGGCCACAGTGGCAACAGCACAAGTCGCCCGTACCAATCCCCTtaccttttattattattattggcATTGTACCATAAAGCGCACAGTGGCATTATATCAGAGCATTCCTCTTGCAgtctctcccctcccctcccagccGGTCAACCCCTACCAAAGACCACCCAAAACAATTCACCCCCGAAAAGAAATtaatccccccctctctctctaccTCTGCGTCGTGTACACatatttatctataaagcggggcgaaagcctttttcggtgtaCACATACACATACACAAACACAGAGAAAGCGTGGCGCCACTGCTCCACATAGGTGGTATAGAGAGAGAGTGAGGGGGAAACAGTGCCTGCCCCTCTCACTTACTtaaggagagagaggggagagagacctTTATGTTGGCTTGGCCTCTCTATATGTTTGCTGGCTTGGTGCCTCCCAGTCTCAACTCCCAAGATTCATTTACCTACAAGTATTGCCGGGCTCGGGGATCCAAGATAAATAGAGGGAGAGAGTGAGGAGGAGCTCCTCCTAGACGGACGGACCCTCCCTCTGTCTCTGCTTGTTTTTGGAGGGCCTTGGAGAAGAGAGCGAGGAGCGAGCGTTCGGGCGTGATATACTAGTCGGGCTACACGGGGGCCGAGATAAATCGGGGGGAGGAAAAAAGGGGGTGAAAATACGCCGCCCGCCCGCACCACTTCTCCTCAGGCCTTGACGCGGCCAGCAGCCCCTCCAGCCGGGCGATAGTTGGAAAGGAGAGCGAAACGGGCGCCCGAAACCCCCTGAAAACCTCCACGAGCCACGCCCCCGCCCAtgtcggcgccggaggagggcgacgccgccgccgccgccgccccgggatcgtcggcgccgcccgcgcccgcgcccgcgccgccgccgatgcCGGAGCCCGGCGCAATGGGGCCCGAGGAGGCCGCCGCCaggaagcgctacgaggcgctgATGCAGGTGCGGGCCAAGGCGCTCAAGGGGAAGGGCGCCTGGTACTGGGGCCACCTCGAGCCCGTCCTCGTCCCGCCGCCGGCCTccggggcgccccccaaggccgcCCGCCTCCGATGCGCGCTCTGCGCCGCCACCTTCTCCGCCTCCAACCCCTCCCGCACCGCCACCGAGCACCTCAAGCGCGGCGCCTGCCCTAATTTCGCGGCGGCGCagggcgccccgccgccgccgccgcccccgcccccgccgcagAATCAGCATCAGCAGTTGCAGCTCGTCGCCGTCTCCTCCCCCGCCTCCTCGATCGTGCCCATCTCCTCCATCcccccgtcgtcctcgtcctcctcgcagcgccgccactccaccggcggcggcggccggaagcGGCACGCGCTCGCCGCGGCGTACGCGTCCGTCGAGGCGGCCTCGCACCAGCACCACCTCATGGTCGCCGACCCGGCCGGGTACTCCCCGACGCCGCCCACCCCGCCGGGGATGCCCGCGCCCAGGCAGCTGCTCTCCGGCGGCCGGGGCGACCTCGCCCCGCTCGCCATGCTGGAGGACAGCGTCAAGCGCCTCAAGTCGCCCTCGGCGTCGCCGGGCGCGATGCTTCCGCGGCCGCAGGCCGAGGCCGCGCTCGCGCTGCTCGCCGACTGGTTCCTCGAGTCGTCCGGCAGCGCCTCCCTCTCCGCGGTCGAGCATCCCAAGCTGAAGAACTTCCTGCGCCAGGTCGGGCTCCCGGAGATATCGCGAGCCGACCTCGCCGGCGCGCGCCTGGACGCGCGCTTCGCCGAGGCccgcgccgacgccgccgcgcgctTCCGCGAGGCGCGCTTCTTCCAGCTCGCGGCCGACGGCTTGCGGGAGCAGGTGATCACCCTCTCCGTCAACCTCCCCAACGACACGTCGGTGTTCCACCGCGCCGTGCCCATGCCCGCGCCGGCGTCGGCGTCCCCTGACTACGCCCAGGAGCTGCTGCTGGACGCGGCATCGTCCGtctccgcctcctccggcgacATTCGGCATTGCGCCGGCATCGTCGCCGACCGCTTCGGCTCCAAGACTCTGCGTGATCTCGAGACCAAGCACCATTGGATGGTGAACCTTACCTGCCAAGTCCATGGCCTCTCCCGCTTGGTAAGCGACATGGCGCGCGAGCTCCCACTCTTCAACAACGCTGCGTCAAATTGCGCCAAGATCGCCAGCTACTTCAACACCACGCCCTCCGTGCGCGCGCTGCTGCACAAGCACCAAGTCCAGGAGCACGGGCACGCCTTCCTCCTCCCCATTGCCGCTCCGCCGTATAATGGCGGGGAATTTGCCGCCGCGTTCGTGATGCTCGAGAGCATCCTGACCTCGGCGCGGCCGCTCcagctcgccgtgctcgaggagtCCTACaaggtggtctgcatcgacgaccctGCCGCGAGGGAGATCGCGGCCATGGTGCAGAATGTGGCGTTCTGGACCGAGGTCGAGGCGACGCATTCGGTCGTGAAGCTGATCATGGACTTGGTGAAGGAGATGGAGACCGAGAGGCCCCTGGTGGGGCAATGCCTGCCTCTCTGGGAGGACCTGCGCGGCAAGGTCAGAGGCTGGTGCCGGAAATTCAGCATAGAAGAGGCGACTGCCATGAATGTGGTGGAGAGGAGGTTCAGGAAGAACTACCACCCGGCGTGGTCAGCGGCATTCATACTGGACCCATTGTATCTGATCAAGGACGCCGGCAGGAGGTACCTTCCACCGTTCAACTACTTGACACCAGAGCAGGAGAAGGACGTGGACAGGCTGATCACAAGACTGGTGTCGCCGGAGGAGGCGCACCTCGCAGTGATGGAGCTGATGAAA
This window harbors:
- the LOC119352963 gene encoding uncharacterized protein LOC119352963 — its product is MSAPEEGDAAAAAAPGSSAPPAPAPAPPPMPEPGAMGPEEAAARKRYEALMQVRAKALKGKGAWYWGHLEPVLVPPPASGAPPKAARLRCALCAATFSASNPSRTATEHLKRGACPNFAAAQGAPPPPPPPPPPQNQHQQLQLVAVSSPASSIVPISSIPPSSSSSSQRRHSTGGGGRKRHALAAAYASVEAASHQHHLMVADPAGYSPTPPTPPGMPAPRQLLSGGRGDLAPLAMLEDSVKRLKSPSASPGAMLPRPQAEAALALLADWFLESSGSASLSAVEHPKLKNFLRQVGLPEISRADLAGARLDARFAEARADAAARFREARFFQLAADGLREQVITLSVNLPNDTSVFHRAVPMPAPASASPDYAQELLLDAASSVSASSGDIRHCAGIVADRFGSKTLRDLETKHHWMVNLTCQVHGLSRLVSDMARELPLFNNAASNCAKIASYFNTTPSVRALLHKHQVQEHGHAFLLPIAAPPYNGGEFAAAFVMLESILTSARPLQLAVLEESYKVVCIDDPAAREIAAMVQNVAFWTEVEATHSVVKLIMDLVKEMETERPLVGQCLPLWEDLRGKVRGWCRKFSIEEATAMNVVERRFRKNYHPAWSAAFILDPLYLIKDAGRRYLPPFNYLTPEQEKDVDRLITRLVSPEEAHLAVMELMKWRSEGLDPLYAQAVQVRQPDPSTGKMKIANKQSSRLVWETCLSEFKSLGKVAVRLIFLHATAKGFKCTPSMTRWLTAPGSSAGSIGRAHRLVFIAANSKLERRDFSNDDDKDVELLTEGDDDMLTETGNVDPSSSSV